Proteins encoded within one genomic window of Mya arenaria isolate MELC-2E11 chromosome 13, ASM2691426v1:
- the LOC128214273 gene encoding RING finger protein 11-like, translating into MGNCLKAQSNDDISLLRGNENQESVEQALGPPPPYQEQRTPVYHPTPNVSRQASQLTEEEQVKIAKRLGLINHLPTGIYDGTSKKGKECVICMGDFSVGEQLRILPCMHSYHKDCIDDWLMRSFICPSCMEPVDAALLSTYETS; encoded by the exons ATGGGCaattgtttaaaggcacagaGTAACGATGATATTTCTCTCCTACGAGGAAATGAGAACCAGGAGAGCGTCGAGCAGGCGCTGGGACCACCACCTCCTTATCAG GAGCAAAGAACTCCAGTGTATCATCCAACACCAAATGTGAGCAGGCAAGCAAGCCAACTGACAGAAGAGGAACAAGTTAAAATTGCTAAACGACTCGGCCTTATCAATCACCTTCCTACTGGCATCTATGATGGCACTTCAAAGAAAGGCAAAGA ATGTGTGATATGTATGGGTGATTTTTCTGTTGGTGAACAATTGAGAATATTGCCGTGTATGCATTCTTACCACAAAGATTGTATTGATGATTGGCTGATGAGATCGTTCATTTGCCCCTCCTGTATGGAACCTGTGGACGCAGCGTTGTTATCCACATATGAAACAAGTTAG
- the LOC128214526 gene encoding plasminogen receptor (KT)-like has translation MGSILGKTMEDNFKKQQEFMEKNQEIMLERQIQMQNQMRERQASMMIARSRDLFAWFGSFYAICALAGVAGFAKTKKPGPLIPLVPLSFIFGYQYDLAYGTKMERCREEATRVLLEEGSLIQLPRGLPTIQSIDAARQKK, from the exons ATGGGTTCCATACTGGGCAAAACCATGGAAGATAACTTCAAGAAGCAACAGGAATTCATGGAAAAGAATCAAGAAATAATG CTGGAGCGACAGATACAGATGCAGAACCAGATGCGGGAGCGCCAAGCATCTATGATGATCGCTCGCTCCCGGGACCTGTTTGCCTGGTTTGGAAGCTTCTACGCAATCTGCGCTCTCGCTGGTGTTGCTGG TTTCGCCAAGACGAAGAAGCCTGGTCCACTGATACCTCTCGTTCCACTTTCGTTCATCTTCGGGTATCAGTATGACCTCGCGTATGGCACCAAGATGGAGAGATGTAGAG AGGAAGCGACGCGGGTGCTGCTGGAGGAAGGTTCATTGATACAGCTTCCTCGCGGTCTGCCCACCATACAGTCCATAGACGCCGCTCGCCAAAAGAAGTAG